One window of Mauremys reevesii isolate NIE-2019 linkage group 4, ASM1616193v1, whole genome shotgun sequence genomic DNA carries:
- the LOC120403333 gene encoding tripartite motif-containing protein 72-like, with protein MAAPSNEMWPRSKAARTRPRDFPAPVKMEDLTLDRDTAHPLLEIPADGKEVRCGTSENNVSSGPKRFDTANCVVTNQSFSAGQHYWEVFVGQKRRWNLGIVSERARRQGRLIENRSGEVCTEGYWLIGYNQQKAGKPYKAFDTNPMAFECSPHPETIGVYLDYKGKEVTFYNADDPCDLIPLYSFYNAAFNDAPVYPFFDPCWHDNGGNTQTLKILQGGGCSR; from the exons ATGGCCGCCCCG AGCAATGAAATGTGGCCAAGGAGCAAAGCTGCCAGAACTCGCCCCAGGGACTTCCCGGCACCGG TGAAGATGGAGGATCTAACCCTGGACCGAGACACGGCCCATCCCCTGCTGGAGATCCCAGCGGACGGGAAGGAGGTGAGATGTGGAACTTCAGAGAACAATGTCAGCTCCGGCCCGAAGCGATTCGACACGGCGAACTGTGTGGTGACCAACCAGAGCTTCAGCGCGGGGCAGCACTACTGGGAGGTGTTCGTGGGCCAGAAGCGGCGCTGGAACCTGGGCATCGTCTCGGAGCGAGCCAGGAGGCAGGGCAGATTGATCGAGAACAGGTCTGGTGAGGTCTGCACCGAGGGCTACTGGCTGATCGGCTACAACCAGCAGAAGGCCGGGAAGCCGTACAAGGCGTTTGACACCAACCCGATGGCCTTTGagtgcagcccccaccctgaGACCATCGGGGTCTATCTCGATTACAAGGGCAAGGAAGTGACCTTCTACAACGCCGATGACCCCTGTGATTTGATCCCCCTGTACTCCTTCTACAACGCTGCCTTCAACGACGCCCCCGTCTACCCCTTCTTCGACCCCTGCTGGCACGACAATGGGGGCAACACCCAGACCCTTAAAAtcctgcagggtgggggctgcagtCGCTAG